ACACGATCGCGGCCCGCTCTTGAGGCGGTCGCTCCGCCCACTCCGCCTGTGCCTCCTCCGCGGTCGCGTACGCCTCGTCGACGTCGTCCTCGGTCCCTGAGGGGACCCTCGTCACTGTCGTTCGCGTCGCGGGATTTTCGACGTCGATCAGCTCCCGATCGCCGGCGGGAACCCACTCCCCGTCGAGATACAGAGCGTTCCACCCGTTTTCCGGCGCGATCTCGAGTTCGTCCACGTCTCTCCCCCTGGCGGCTGAGTTGCTCGGTGCCGTCATACGAACCTCCCTACCGATGGGATCTTTTTATTTATTTGGATGTGAAATTCTCTATCGCTAACGTTCCCTCGCCGCTCTCAGAGATCGATTGGGAAGAGACACACTCTTCTCGTGGGGAGGTGCTAACACAGTCCCTTAGCGACTGAGTTCGTGTGGTACGCGCCGCGTGTGGAGAATTGAGAAACCAAGAGGGCGTCGAAAGACGGTTAAATGAGCTGTACGTCGTCGATCCCGAAGTGACGCCGTGCGAGCGTCCGCGCGGCCTCGATCGTCTGCCCGTTCGAACCGATGGCGACGCCGCGGTCCTCGTCGGCGACCTCGACGTAGGCGACGGTGTCGTCGTTTTCGCTGATCGTGACGTTGTACACCGCCGCCGGCGAGAGCGCGTTGGCGACGAACGCCTCCGGATCGTCGGCGTCTTCGACGAGTCTGACGGGTTTCCCGACGCGCTCCTCGTACTGCCTGACGGTCCGCCCACCGGGACCGATCGCCTCGCTCATCCGGCCGCTCGAGACGACGACGATCAGTCGTTCGTCGGCGTCGGCGTCGGCCGTCGGCGCGTCGGTGACCAGACAGTCCTGGCCGCTGACGTCGGTGACGTCCTCGAAGGCGGCCAGGTACTGACGGGCGTCGTCGTCGAGGGTGACGCCCATCGATCAGTCGGCCTGACTGCCGCTGGATTTCGTCGACCCCATCCGGAGGTCGACGTCGCCGGTGCCGAGCTTGATCGGTTTCCCGACGATGACGTTCTCCGTGACGCCGTCGAGTTCGTCGGTTTCGCCGTGGATCGCGGCGTTGAGCAGGTGGTTGACCGTGACCTCGAAAGCCGCGCGGGCGAGCACGGATTCCTTCGATCCCGAGATACCGTGGCGGCCGATCGACTCGATCTCGCCGCGGTTGGTCATCATGTCCGCGACCAGCATGAGGTGCCGGACGTTCACGTCGTCGAGCCCCTGCTCGGCGAGCGTGTTGTTCGTCTCCTCGATGATCGCTTCGCGGGCGGCCTCGATGCCGAGGTTGCGGTGGATCTCGTGGATGTTGTTACACGTCGTTCGCGAGGCGTCGACGCCCTCGATCTCCAGGACGTCGCCGAAGGCGGATCCCTCGGTGTAGAGGACGAACTGCTCGCCCTCCTCGAGTTCCTCGCGGCGAATGACGACGCGGGAGATCTCTTCGATCCCCTTGAACGTGATATCGCGCAGTTCCTCGACCAGCTGGAGCAGATCCCGGTAGGACGGCTCCTCGGGGCCGAACTGGATCTCGGTCCCCTGTTGGACCGTGCTCACGCCGAGGTTGTCCTCGATGATTTCGGCGACTTCTTCGGGCGTGATCATCCGCTCGCGGAGCGTGTCCTCGTTGAGCGAGATCTGGACGCGCATGTCCGCGACGTTGGTCGAGACGTCACCGAGCGCGAGGATCTTGGTGGCCTCGATGTTCCAGACGACCTCGTGGGCCTTCTCGCGTTCGGCGGCGTACTCGTCCTCTAAGTAGACGGTCATCATCGGCGTGTCCGGGGTCTTCCGGGCGTCGACCAGCTCGATCAGCCGCGGCAGCCCCTGGGTCACGTCGATCTCCGCGACTCCCGCGTAGTGGAACGTGTTCATCGTCAGCTGCGTCCCGGGCTCTCCGATCGACTGGGCCGAGACGGTCCCGACGGGGTCGAGCGGATCGACGCGGGTGTCGAGGTAGCGGGACTCGACGGCCCTCGCGAGCTCGTCGGCGTCCTGGACGGTGGCGTCGCCGCGGTCCTCGAGGGTCTCGTAGACCTCGTCCTTGAGCCGGCGGGGGAGGTCGGTGTCCTCGACGACCGCGATCATGTCGTCGGTGACGTCGTAGTCGACGTTAGTCATCGGAGGTCACCTCCGAGCCCTCGACCAGGCGATTGTCCGCGTGCTCCGAGAGGTTCGTCAGCTCGGAGCTCGTGCTGAGGAACTCGTTTTTGGCCGCCTCGGACTCGAACTCGGTGTCGAGGACGCGGTCGGCGATCTGGGCGACGTCGATGTCGTTGTCGTCGCCCGACGATACCTTCACCGGACTGGTGCCGTCCTCGCCGAACTCGAACTGGATGATGGTGTCGCTGGAGTCCCGGACGGTGCCGTCGTACTGGGTTTCCAGCTCGTGGAGGGCGTTGATCAGCCGGCGCTGCAGGTAACCGGACTTCGAGGTTCGGACTGCGGTGTCGACCAGGCCCTCGCGGCCGCCCATCGCGTGGAAGAAGAACTCACGCGGGGTCAGGCCGCTGGTGTAGGAGTTCTCGACGAAGCCGTGGGCCTCCGCCGAGAGGTCGTTTTGCTCGTAGTGGCTGAGGGTCCGATCCTCGTAGCCGCGGTTGATGCGTTCGCCCCGAACCGCCTGCTGACCGACGGCGCCGGCCATCTGGGTCAGGTTGAGCATCGACCCACGCGCACCGGAGTTGGCCATGACGACGGCGGGGTTCTCATCGTCGAAGTGCTCGTCTGCGATGTTCCCCGCGTTGTCACGCGCACGCGAGAGCGTCTGCATGATCTTCATCTCGAGGGTCTCGTCGATCGTCCGGCCGGGGAGACTCTCGAGTTCGTTGTTCTCGTAGGCCTCGATGAGCTCCTCGACGCGGTCGTTGGCGTCCTCGATGGTCTCGTCGATGCGGGACTGGGCCTCCTCCGGGATCGTTTCGTCGTCGATCCCGATCGAGAACCCGAAGTGCATGATCGCGCGCATCGCCAGCGTCGAGACCTCGTTGATGAAGATCCGGGCGCGGGTGTTGCCGTAGACCTTCGTGATCGTGTCGACGATCTCGCCGCCGAACTCGCCGACCTCGTCCTCGGCGATGGTACCCTCGATCAGCTGGCCGTCCTCGATGACGACCGGTTCGCCGACGGTGCCCGTGAACTCGAGGTCCAGATCGTCGGGCAGCAGTTCGGAGAAGACGTCGTAGCCGGTCCAGAACGGCTCGCCCTCGTCGTCGATGCCGCTGGGTTCGGGCAGTTCGTCGATCCGGGTCGCACGCAGCAGGTCCAGCGCCTGCGTCTCGTTGAATCGAGGGTTGTCGGCGGTCAGCAGGTACATCCCGGAGATGTGGTCCTGAATGGCGCCGATGATGTTCTCGCCGAAGCGCGGCGAGAGGATCTGTTCCTGCACGCGCATGAGCACGCGAGCCTCGGCGCGGGCCTCCTCGTTCTGGAGGGCGTGCATGTTCATCTCGTCGCCGTCGAAGTCGGCGTTGTACGGGGGACAGACGACGGTGTTCAGCCGGAAGGTCTTGTACGGCATGACCACGACCTCGTGGGCCATGATCGACATCCGGTGGAGCGACGGCTGGCGGTTGAAGATGACGATGTCGCCGTCGATGAGGTGGCGGTTGACCTCCCAGCCGGCCTCGACCTTCTCGGCGAGCTGCTCGCAGTTCTTCTCGGTCACCTTCAGCCGGCGGCCGTCCGGTCGGCGGACGTAGTTCGCGCCGGGGTGGCCTTCGGGGCCGTTCGAGACGAACCGGCGGGCCTCATCGAGGTTCCGCTCGGTGACGTTCATCGTCTGGGTCATCTCCTTGGCGACCCGGTCCGGAACGCCGACCTCGTTCAGGCTCAGGGTCGGGTCAGGCGAGATGACGGTACGAGCCGAGAAGTTCACGCGCTTCCCGGACAGGGAGCCGCGGAAGCGACCCTCCTTGCCCTTCAGGCGCTGGGAGAGAGTCTTGAGCGGCCGGCCGGAGCGGTGGCGGGCCGGCGGCGTGCCCGAAATCTCGTTGTCCATGAAGGTGGT
This portion of the Haloterrigena gelatinilytica genome encodes:
- a CDS encoding DNA-directed RNA polymerase subunit A' is translated as MQNSTPKDIGQLSFGLMQPEEYREMSATKIITADTYDDDGFPIDMGLMDPRLGVIDPGLECKTCGKHSGSCNGHFGHIELAAPVIHVGFTKLIRRLLRGTCRECSKLLLTEDERDEFREDITESRKLGRDLNDVTKAAIRQARKKDRCPFCGEIQYDIDHEKPTTYYEVQQVLTSEYSQEIAAAMQGEGEDAERMSPDELAEQTDIDLTRINEILSGSFRPRESQRKAIEKALDIDLTEEDTNKLMPSDIRDWFENIPDEDIKVLGIDPAKSRPEWMILTVLPVPPVTARPSITLDNGQRSEDDLTHKLVDIIRINQRFMENREAGAPQLIIEDLWELLQYHVTTFMDNEISGTPPARHRSGRPLKTLSQRLKGKEGRFRGSLSGKRVNFSARTVISPDPTLSLNEVGVPDRVAKEMTQTMNVTERNLDEARRFVSNGPEGHPGANYVRRPDGRRLKVTEKNCEQLAEKVEAGWEVNRHLIDGDIVIFNRQPSLHRMSIMAHEVVVMPYKTFRLNTVVCPPYNADFDGDEMNMHALQNEEARAEARVLMRVQEQILSPRFGENIIGAIQDHISGMYLLTADNPRFNETQALDLLRATRIDELPEPSGIDDEGEPFWTGYDVFSELLPDDLDLEFTGTVGEPVVIEDGQLIEGTIAEDEVGEFGGEIVDTITKVYGNTRARIFINEVSTLAMRAIMHFGFSIGIDDETIPEEAQSRIDETIEDANDRVEELIEAYENNELESLPGRTIDETLEMKIMQTLSRARDNAGNIADEHFDDENPAVVMANSGARGSMLNLTQMAGAVGQQAVRGERINRGYEDRTLSHYEQNDLSAEAHGFVENSYTSGLTPREFFFHAMGGREGLVDTAVRTSKSGYLQRRLINALHELETQYDGTVRDSSDTIIQFEFGEDGTSPVKVSSGDDNDIDVAQIADRVLDTEFESEAAKNEFLSTSSELTNLSEHADNRLVEGSEVTSDD
- the rpoA2 gene encoding DNA-directed RNA polymerase subunit A'', whose amino-acid sequence is MTNVDYDVTDDMIAVVEDTDLPRRLKDEVYETLEDRGDATVQDADELARAVESRYLDTRVDPLDPVGTVSAQSIGEPGTQLTMNTFHYAGVAEIDVTQGLPRLIELVDARKTPDTPMMTVYLEDEYAAEREKAHEVVWNIEATKILALGDVSTNVADMRVQISLNEDTLRERMITPEEVAEIIEDNLGVSTVQQGTEIQFGPEEPSYRDLLQLVEELRDITFKGIEEISRVVIRREELEEGEQFVLYTEGSAFGDVLEIEGVDASRTTCNNIHEIHRNLGIEAAREAIIEETNNTLAEQGLDDVNVRHLMLVADMMTNRGEIESIGRHGISGSKESVLARAAFEVTVNHLLNAAIHGETDELDGVTENVIVGKPIKLGTGDVDLRMGSTKSSGSQAD
- a CDS encoding NusA-like transcription termination signal-binding factor; this encodes MGVTLDDDARQYLAAFEDVTDVSGQDCLVTDAPTADADADERLIVVVSSGRMSEAIGPGGRTVRQYEERVGKPVRLVEDADDPEAFVANALSPAAVYNVTISENDDTVAYVEVADEDRGVAIGSNGQTIEAARTLARRHFGIDDVQLI